The following proteins are encoded in a genomic region of Leptospira langatensis:
- a CDS encoding NHL repeat-containing protein, translated as MPSEIKPGPFQGRSFLSLTILLLSLQFTDCNSAKAMNLDMSHASGLLLSVVTSDIITSSSCPASGGLALGENAALVLGQIDFTSNGSGSGDAQLHQPQGITHDSKGIWVSDTQNNRVLHYPSSVASGGTPDIILGGTVGTGLNQFNNPQNLAVDSAGGLWVADYNNNRILHFPNGVATGDSADKVIGSSTGASGVSEVLLNHPRAAVVDSSGGVWVADSANNRAVHFPSPIPASGAFADLVLGQTSFTSGTSGAVSSSTFSNPIGIIMESSGSLWVSDTAHQRVMHFSSPLSNDMSADIVLGQSSFTASVNATSQTGLWTPTGLATDSKGGLWISDYSNQRAIHFSSPFGIGMDADNVLGEPNYTTSNPNLTLSQSQLAGPNALTLTSCGLWVADYTNNRVVLYP; from the coding sequence ATGCCAAGCGAAATCAAACCCGGCCCTTTTCAGGGAAGATCATTTTTATCTCTAACTATCCTACTTCTCTCTCTGCAATTTACGGATTGCAATTCCGCCAAAGCAATGAATTTGGACATGAGCCATGCCAGCGGTCTTTTGCTTTCGGTGGTTACCTCGGATATCATTACCTCTAGTTCCTGCCCCGCTAGCGGAGGTTTGGCCCTAGGTGAGAATGCCGCACTCGTTTTAGGCCAAATCGATTTTACTTCGAATGGGAGTGGTTCGGGAGATGCACAATTGCACCAACCCCAGGGGATTACCCATGACTCCAAAGGGATCTGGGTTTCCGATACCCAGAACAATCGTGTGCTGCATTATCCTTCTTCCGTGGCAAGTGGGGGGACCCCGGATATAATCCTGGGTGGAACGGTCGGCACCGGCTTGAACCAGTTCAATAATCCCCAAAATCTCGCAGTTGATTCCGCAGGCGGACTTTGGGTAGCGGACTATAATAATAATAGAATATTGCATTTTCCGAATGGAGTTGCTACCGGGGATTCTGCGGATAAAGTGATCGGCTCCAGTACTGGAGCTTCTGGGGTTTCCGAAGTATTACTCAATCATCCTCGGGCTGCGGTCGTGGATTCTTCGGGAGGAGTTTGGGTCGCTGATTCTGCGAATAATCGCGCCGTTCACTTTCCTTCTCCGATCCCTGCGAGCGGCGCTTTTGCGGATCTAGTGCTTGGTCAGACGAGTTTTACTTCCGGCACTTCGGGTGCCGTGAGTAGTTCAACTTTCTCGAATCCGATCGGGATCATTATGGAATCTTCCGGAAGTCTTTGGGTTTCCGATACGGCACACCAAAGAGTCATGCATTTTTCTTCTCCTTTGTCCAATGATATGTCTGCGGATATTGTTTTGGGGCAGTCTAGTTTTACAGCCTCGGTGAATGCCACCTCTCAGACCGGACTTTGGACTCCGACAGGACTTGCCACCGATTCGAAAGGGGGTTTATGGATCTCCGATTATTCGAACCAAAGGGCGATCCATTTTTCTTCTCCGTTTGGGATCGGTATGGACGCGGATAACGTGTTAGGCGAGCCTAATTATACTACGAGCAATCCGAATCTGACTCTTTCCCAGTCTCAGTTGGCTGGGCCGAACGCTCTTACTCTGACTTCTTGCGGACTTTGGGTCGCGGATTATACGAACAATAGAGTGGTGCTATACCCTTAA